One Mycolicibacterium fortuitum subsp. fortuitum genomic window carries:
- the aceE gene encoding pyruvate dehydrogenase (acetyl-transferring), homodimeric type, with protein MTTEFVRQDLAQNSSTAAEPDRVRVIREGVASYLPDIDTDETAEWLESFDELLDRSGPARARYLMLRLLERSREKRVAIPALTSTDYVNTIPTELEPWFPGDEDVERRYRAWIRWNAAIMVHRAQRPGVGVGGHISTYASSASLYEVGFNHFFRGKSHPGGGDQVFIQGHASPGIYARAFLEGRLTTDQLDGFRQEHSHPGGGLPSYPHPRLMPDFWEFPTVSMGLGPMNAIYQARFNHYLHDRGIKDTSDQHVWAFLGDGEMDEPESRGLIQVAANEALDNLTFVVNCNLQRLDGPVRGNGKIIQELESFFRGAGWNVIKVVWGREWDALLHADRDGALVNLMNTTPDGDYQTYKANDGAYVRDHFFGRDPRTKALVEPMTDQEIWNLKRGGHDYRKVYAAYRAAMEHKGQPTIILAKTIKGYTLGSHFEGRNATHQMKKLALQDLKDFRDVTRVPISDAQLEEDPYLPPYYHPGPETPEIRYLLDRRRALGGFVPARRNKTTPLQLPASDAYQALKKGSGNQAVATTMATVRTFKELLRDKNIGPRLVPIIPDEARTFGMDSWFPSLKIYNRNGQLYTSVDSALMLAYKESEVGQILHEGINEAGSTASFTAVGTSYSTHNEPMIPIYIFYSMFGFQRTGDGLWAAADQMAKGFVLGATAGRTTLTGEGLQHADGHSLLLASTNPAAVTYDPAFAYEIAHIIESGLERMYGEHAENVFFYITIYNEPYVQPAEPADLDTEALLRGMYRYRRAPEKRTNTAQILASGVSMPEALRAADMLAEEWDVAADVWSVTSWGELNREGVEIERHRLRHPDQQARAPHVTAALADAAGPVVAVSDWMRAVPEQIRPWVPGTYITLGTDGFGFSDTRPAARRYFNTDAESVVVAVLEGLARDGEIDPSVAIAAAKQYKIDDVFAAAVSYVDTGSA; from the coding sequence TTGACCACCGAGTTCGTGCGCCAGGATCTGGCCCAAAACTCCTCTACCGCAGCCGAACCCGATCGGGTACGGGTCATCCGGGAGGGTGTTGCCTCCTACCTTCCGGATATCGACACCGACGAGACTGCGGAATGGTTGGAGTCGTTCGACGAGTTGCTGGACCGATCTGGTCCAGCGCGTGCCCGGTACCTGATGTTGCGACTGCTGGAGCGCTCACGCGAGAAGCGCGTCGCCATCCCGGCACTGACGTCGACCGACTACGTCAACACGATCCCGACCGAACTGGAGCCGTGGTTCCCCGGCGACGAGGACGTCGAGCGACGCTACCGCGCCTGGATCCGGTGGAACGCCGCCATCATGGTGCACCGGGCCCAGCGGCCGGGTGTCGGTGTGGGCGGCCATATTTCGACGTACGCATCCTCCGCGTCGCTCTACGAGGTCGGCTTCAACCACTTCTTCCGCGGGAAGTCGCACCCCGGCGGCGGCGACCAGGTCTTCATCCAGGGCCACGCCTCCCCCGGCATCTACGCGCGCGCCTTCCTCGAGGGCCGGCTGACAACCGACCAACTGGATGGTTTCCGCCAGGAGCACAGCCATCCCGGCGGCGGTCTGCCGTCGTATCCCCACCCGCGCCTGATGCCCGATTTCTGGGAATTCCCGACCGTGTCGATGGGCCTGGGCCCGATGAACGCGATCTACCAGGCCCGGTTCAACCACTACCTGCACGACCGCGGCATCAAGGACACCTCCGATCAGCACGTGTGGGCGTTCCTCGGCGACGGCGAGATGGACGAGCCGGAGAGCCGCGGGCTGATCCAGGTGGCCGCCAACGAGGCGCTGGACAACCTGACCTTCGTGGTGAACTGCAACCTGCAGCGCCTCGACGGCCCGGTGCGCGGCAACGGCAAGATCATCCAGGAGCTGGAATCGTTCTTCCGCGGGGCGGGCTGGAACGTCATCAAGGTGGTGTGGGGCCGCGAATGGGATGCGCTGCTGCACGCCGATCGCGACGGCGCCCTGGTCAACCTGATGAACACGACGCCTGACGGCGACTACCAGACCTACAAGGCCAACGACGGCGCCTACGTGCGTGACCACTTCTTCGGTCGCGACCCGCGCACCAAGGCCCTGGTCGAGCCGATGACCGACCAGGAGATCTGGAACCTCAAGCGCGGCGGCCACGACTACCGCAAGGTGTATGCCGCCTACCGTGCCGCGATGGAACACAAGGGACAGCCGACGATCATCCTGGCCAAGACCATCAAGGGCTACACCCTGGGCAGCCACTTCGAGGGCCGCAACGCCACGCACCAGATGAAAAAGCTTGCCCTGCAAGACCTCAAGGATTTCCGCGACGTCACGCGGGTGCCGATCTCGGACGCGCAGCTCGAGGAAGATCCCTACCTGCCGCCGTACTATCACCCGGGGCCCGAGACACCCGAGATCCGTTACCTGCTGGACCGTCGCCGCGCCCTGGGTGGGTTCGTCCCGGCGCGACGCAACAAGACCACTCCGCTGCAGCTGCCGGCCTCGGATGCCTACCAGGCGCTGAAGAAGGGCTCCGGCAACCAGGCCGTGGCGACCACCATGGCGACAGTGCGCACGTTCAAAGAACTGTTGCGGGACAAGAACATCGGCCCGCGCCTGGTACCGATCATCCCCGACGAGGCCCGCACCTTCGGCATGGACTCGTGGTTCCCGAGCCTGAAGATCTACAACCGCAACGGGCAGCTGTACACCTCGGTGGACTCCGCACTCATGTTGGCCTACAAGGAATCCGAGGTCGGCCAGATCCTGCACGAGGGCATCAACGAGGCCGGTTCGACGGCGTCGTTCACCGCGGTCGGCACGTCGTACTCCACCCACAACGAGCCGATGATCCCGATCTACATCTTCTATTCGATGTTCGGGTTCCAGCGCACCGGCGACGGTCTGTGGGCAGCGGCAGACCAGATGGCCAAGGGCTTCGTGCTCGGCGCGACGGCCGGACGCACCACGCTGACCGGCGAGGGCCTGCAGCACGCCGACGGTCATTCTCTGCTGCTGGCGTCGACCAATCCGGCCGCGGTCACCTACGACCCGGCGTTCGCGTACGAGATCGCGCACATCATCGAGAGCGGCCTGGAGCGCATGTACGGCGAGCACGCCGAGAACGTGTTCTTCTACATCACCATCTACAACGAGCCCTATGTGCAGCCGGCCGAGCCGGCCGATCTGGACACCGAGGCCTTGCTGCGCGGCATGTACCGCTACCGGCGGGCGCCCGAGAAGCGCACGAACACCGCGCAGATCCTGGCCTCGGGTGTGTCGATGCCCGAGGCGTTGCGGGCCGCCGACATGCTGGCCGAAGAGTGGGACGTGGCCGCCGACGTGTGGTCGGTGACCAGTTGGGGCGAGCTCAACCGGGAAGGCGTGGAGATCGAGCGGCACCGGTTGCGTCATCCGGATCAGCAGGCCCGCGCACCGCATGTCACCGCCGCGCTGGCCGATGCCGCGGGCCCGGTGGTGGCGGTGTCGGACTGGATGCGTGCGGTGCCGGAGCAGATCCGGCCGTGGGTCCCGGGTACCTACATCACCCTGGGCACCGACGGCTTCGGATTCTCCGACACCCGGCCCGCTGCGCGGCGCTACTTCAACACCGACGCCGAGTCGGTCGTGGTGGCAGTGCTCGAAGGGCTGGCCCGCGATGGCGAGATCGACCCGTCGGTGGCCATCGCCGCAGCCAAGCAGTACAAGATCGACGACGTGTTCGCCGCCGCGGTGTCCTACGTCGACACCGGCAGCGCCTAG
- a CDS encoding peroxiredoxin produces MPAVGAPAPDFTLRDQNGRPITLSAYRGAKDVLLVFFPLAFTGVCEGELGEIRDKLPVYENDDTATLAISVGPPPTHKIWSIESGFTFPVLSDFWPHGAVSQAYGVFNDDAGYPNRGTFVVDKAGTIRFAEMMDPGQARDQAVWREALAALRA; encoded by the coding sequence ATGCCGGCCGTTGGGGCCCCGGCGCCCGATTTCACGCTCCGGGACCAGAACGGCAGGCCGATCACCCTCAGTGCGTACCGTGGTGCCAAGGACGTGCTGCTGGTGTTCTTCCCGTTGGCGTTCACCGGCGTGTGTGAAGGCGAACTCGGAGAGATCCGCGACAAACTGCCGGTCTACGAGAACGATGACACCGCGACCCTGGCCATCTCGGTCGGCCCGCCTCCGACGCACAAGATCTGGTCCATCGAAAGTGGATTCACGTTCCCGGTGCTGTCGGATTTCTGGCCGCACGGCGCGGTCTCCCAGGCCTACGGCGTGTTCAACGACGACGCCGGGTACCCCAACCGCGGCACGTTCGTCGTCGACAAGGCCGGCACGATCCGCTTCGCCGAGATGATGGACCCGGGCCAGGCGCGCGATCAGGCGGTGTGGCGGGAGGCTTTGGCGGCCTTACGGGCTTGA
- a CDS encoding ACP S-malonyltransferase, with translation MLALLAPGQGSQTPGMLAPWLELPGAADRLATWSQISGLDLARLGTTATAEEITDTAVTQPLVVAATLLAYEELTKRGVPQTAETIVAGHSVGEIAAYAIAGVISADDAVKLAATRGAEMAKACAIEPTGMSAVLGGDEAEVLARLESLDLVPANRNAAGQIVAAGAVAALEKLAEDPPAKARVRQLATAGAFHTHYMASALEAYAAAAESVTTSEPTATLLSNADGRPVASAADAMEKLVSQLTKPVRWDLCTATMRDRFSGAERAGIVEFPPAGTLVGIAKRELKGTPTRAVKAPADLDGLDEL, from the coding sequence GTGCTCGCATTGCTTGCTCCCGGACAGGGATCGCAGACGCCCGGCATGCTCGCCCCTTGGCTGGAGCTGCCCGGTGCCGCCGACCGCCTCGCCACGTGGTCGCAGATCAGCGGCCTGGACCTGGCGCGGCTGGGAACCACCGCCACCGCCGAGGAGATCACCGACACCGCGGTGACCCAGCCGCTGGTGGTGGCCGCCACGCTGCTGGCCTACGAGGAACTGACCAAGCGCGGCGTGCCACAGACCGCTGAAACCATCGTCGCCGGCCATTCCGTCGGCGAGATCGCTGCCTACGCCATCGCCGGTGTCATCTCCGCCGACGATGCGGTCAAGCTGGCCGCCACTCGCGGCGCCGAGATGGCCAAGGCCTGCGCGATCGAGCCGACCGGCATGTCCGCAGTGCTCGGTGGCGACGAGGCCGAAGTCCTGGCCCGGCTGGAGTCGCTGGACCTGGTGCCCGCCAACCGCAACGCGGCCGGCCAGATCGTGGCCGCCGGTGCAGTCGCCGCGCTGGAGAAGCTCGCCGAGGATCCGCCGGCCAAGGCCCGGGTCCGTCAGCTGGCCACCGCAGGCGCGTTCCACACGCACTACATGGCTTCCGCCCTGGAGGCCTACGCCGCAGCCGCCGAGTCTGTAACGACGTCTGAGCCGACCGCGACACTTCTGTCGAACGCCGACGGCCGGCCCGTCGCCTCGGCCGCTGATGCGATGGAGAAGCTGGTGTCTCAGCTGACCAAGCCGGTGCGCTGGGATCTGTGCACCGCCACCATGCGAGACCGTTTCTCCGGTGCCGAGCGCGCCGGGATCGTCGAGTTCCCGCCGGCGGGCACGCTGGTCGGCATCGCGAAGCGCGAACTGAAGGGCACCCCGACACGCGCGGTCAAGGCCCCCGCGGACCTGGACGGCTTGGACGAGCTCTAG
- a CDS encoding serine/threonine protein kinase, with product MSKQRQPQPWEARWTREGKPLGGGQGESFTARSKADDQLRGFVKTLRRDRLGDGRARGRFHREVGIYETLDGLGLPTLIDHNADSFKDRRVPLYLVTELIEGENLKNLIERLGPASDVNAVMDCMNELARVVHRCHQEGVIHRDIKPANIVLRAGDVARPVLVDFGVSFNDAADDDLTRMGEEIGNRFLRLPEHATGGRAPASDVTQLAGVFLYVMTGREPRVLRDESDLAPHQRSETRAALLQRLDQRQFMRVMSTLDKAFAVELAARYSTAPELISALQRAMRSDQTGDGDLEDRLAQMDEIVASRRLTALSERRLALQGLVTAIDRFASTFAEARGLWSAQTGNNVNVTAEEAWHETKLAVIIPGNRQIENWVAFRFEYRGPTDFVLYVGGEQAWRGESVDKALTDAVQMALAEQFLASQGEPDAGASG from the coding sequence GTGTCCAAGCAACGGCAGCCGCAACCGTGGGAAGCCAGATGGACTCGTGAGGGCAAGCCCCTCGGCGGTGGTCAGGGCGAGTCCTTCACTGCTCGGTCGAAAGCTGACGACCAGCTGCGCGGGTTCGTGAAGACGTTACGGCGGGATCGGCTCGGTGATGGGCGCGCCCGAGGACGATTCCATCGTGAGGTCGGTATCTATGAAACTCTCGACGGCCTAGGGCTTCCGACCCTGATAGACCACAATGCCGACAGCTTCAAAGATCGCCGCGTGCCGCTGTACCTGGTGACTGAGCTGATCGAGGGAGAAAACCTCAAGAACCTCATCGAGCGCCTCGGACCCGCCTCGGACGTCAACGCCGTGATGGACTGCATGAACGAACTTGCTCGCGTTGTCCATCGATGCCATCAGGAAGGCGTGATTCACCGCGATATCAAACCAGCGAACATTGTTCTTCGTGCCGGAGATGTCGCCAGGCCAGTGCTAGTCGACTTCGGCGTCTCCTTCAATGATGCCGCCGACGACGACCTCACCCGAATGGGCGAGGAGATCGGCAATCGCTTCCTTCGTCTCCCTGAGCATGCGACCGGAGGGAGAGCTCCAGCCAGCGATGTGACGCAGCTGGCCGGAGTCTTCCTGTACGTGATGACGGGTAGGGAACCGCGCGTCTTGCGGGACGAGTCCGACCTCGCTCCCCATCAACGCTCGGAGACGCGGGCCGCCCTCCTCCAGCGCCTCGACCAACGGCAGTTCATGCGCGTCATGTCGACTCTCGACAAAGCGTTTGCCGTCGAACTGGCAGCGAGGTATTCGACTGCACCGGAACTCATCTCGGCACTGCAGAGGGCTATGCGTAGTGATCAGACCGGCGACGGAGACCTGGAAGACCGCCTCGCTCAAATGGATGAAATCGTCGCTAGCAGACGGCTGACAGCTTTGAGCGAGCGTCGCCTAGCGCTGCAGGGCCTAGTGACCGCGATCGATAGATTCGCCAGCACCTTCGCTGAGGCTCGCGGACTGTGGAGTGCGCAGACGGGCAACAACGTGAATGTGACCGCCGAAGAAGCATGGCACGAGACAAAGCTGGCGGTAATAATTCCCGGCAACCGCCAGATCGAGAACTGGGTAGCTTTCCGCTTCGAGTATCGAGGCCCTACCGACTTTGTCCTCTACGTGGGTGGGGAACAGGCATGGCGTGGCGAGTCCGTTGACAAGGCTTTGACGGACGCGGTGCAAATGGCCCTCGCCGAGCAGTTCTTGGCCAGTCAAGGTGAGCCGGATGCCGGCGCGAGCGGCTAG
- the kasB gene encoding 3-oxoacyl-ACP synthase KasB: protein MAGLSTGNGLPNVVVTGVAMSTALATDAESTWKKLLDGQSGIRKLTDGFVEEYDLPVRIGGHLLEEFDSELTRVELRRLSYLQKMATVIGRRVWANAGSPEVDARRLMVSIGTGLGSTEELVFAYDGMRAKGLRAVSPLVVQMYMPNGAAAAIGLERKAKAGVCTSISACASGSEAIANAWRQIVLGEADMAICGGVETKIEAVPIAGFAQMRIVLSNSNDDPEGACKPFDKDRNGFVFGEAGALMVIETEEHALARGANILGRLMGASVTSDGYHIVAPDPNGEQAGYAMTRAIQLAGLKPTDIDHVNAHATGTNVGDVAESKAINNAMGGHKPAVYAPKAALGHSVGAVGAVESILTVLALRDGVIPATRNLHNLDPEVDLDVVAGEPRQGDFKYAINNSFGFGGHNVALAFGKY, encoded by the coding sequence ATGGCGGGATTGTCCACTGGGAATGGTCTTCCCAATGTGGTTGTCACCGGCGTCGCCATGTCAACGGCGCTGGCAACCGATGCTGAAAGCACCTGGAAGAAGCTGCTCGATGGTCAGAGCGGCATCCGGAAGCTCACCGACGGGTTCGTCGAGGAGTATGACCTGCCGGTTCGCATCGGCGGCCATCTCCTGGAGGAATTCGATTCCGAGCTGACGCGGGTCGAACTGCGCCGGCTGTCATATTTGCAGAAGATGGCGACGGTCATCGGCCGCCGGGTGTGGGCCAATGCCGGCTCCCCCGAGGTCGATGCCCGCCGTCTCATGGTGTCGATCGGCACCGGTCTGGGTTCGACCGAAGAACTCGTGTTTGCCTACGACGGAATGCGGGCCAAAGGCCTGCGTGCCGTGTCGCCGCTGGTGGTGCAGATGTACATGCCCAACGGAGCGGCGGCGGCCATCGGACTCGAGCGCAAGGCCAAGGCCGGGGTGTGTACCTCGATCTCGGCCTGCGCCTCGGGTTCCGAAGCGATCGCCAACGCATGGCGCCAGATCGTCCTCGGTGAGGCCGATATGGCGATCTGCGGTGGCGTCGAGACCAAGATCGAGGCAGTGCCGATCGCCGGGTTCGCCCAGATGCGCATCGTGCTGTCCAACTCCAACGACGATCCCGAAGGCGCCTGCAAGCCCTTCGACAAGGATCGCAACGGCTTCGTCTTCGGCGAGGCGGGTGCCCTCATGGTCATCGAGACCGAGGAGCATGCCTTGGCCCGCGGAGCCAACATCCTGGGCCGGCTCATGGGCGCGAGTGTGACCTCCGACGGCTACCACATCGTGGCCCCGGACCCCAACGGTGAGCAGGCCGGTTACGCCATGACCCGGGCCATCCAACTGGCGGGTCTCAAGCCCACCGATATCGACCACGTCAACGCCCACGCCACCGGTACCAACGTCGGCGATGTGGCCGAGAGCAAGGCGATCAACAACGCGATGGGCGGCCACAAGCCCGCCGTCTATGCGCCCAAGGCAGCACTCGGCCACTCGGTCGGTGCGGTCGGTGCGGTCGAGTCCATCCTGACCGTGCTGGCACTGCGGGACGGCGTCATCCCCGCGACGCGTAACTTGCACAATCTCGATCCGGAGGTCGATCTGGACGTCGTGGCCGGCGAGCCGCGACAGGGCGATTTCAAGTACGCAATCAACAATTCGTTCGGATTCGGTGGGCACAACGTCGCGCTCGCCTTCGGAAAGTACTGA
- a CDS encoding DUF3052 domain-containing protein — MVAAGTDSGPNYAHILGIQKDQIVQELGWDEDSDDDIRADIEEACGSELLDEDSDEVVDVVLLWWRDDDGDLVDRLMDAITPLAEDGVIWVVTPKTGKPGHVLPAEIAESAPTAGLMQTSSAKLGDWTASRLVQPKSKAAGKRT; from the coding sequence GTGGTCGCGGCGGGGACGGACTCAGGCCCGAACTACGCCCACATACTGGGCATCCAGAAGGATCAGATAGTCCAGGAACTGGGTTGGGACGAGGATAGCGACGACGACATCCGGGCCGACATCGAGGAAGCGTGCGGCTCAGAGCTGCTCGACGAAGATTCGGACGAAGTCGTCGACGTGGTTTTGCTCTGGTGGCGGGACGACGACGGGGATCTCGTCGATCGGCTCATGGACGCCATCACTCCGCTCGCCGAGGACGGCGTGATCTGGGTGGTGACTCCCAAGACCGGTAAACCCGGGCACGTGCTGCCCGCCGAGATCGCCGAGTCGGCGCCGACGGCCGGGTTGATGCAGACCTCGTCGGCCAAGTTGGGGGATTGGACGGCGAGCCGGTTGGTGCAGCCGAAATCGAAGGCCGCGGGCAAGCGGACGTGA
- the kasA gene encoding 3-oxoacyl-ACP synthase KasA, translated as MSKPSTANGGFPNVVVTAVEATTALAADIESTWKGLLAGESGIHELTDDFVTKWDLPVRIGGHLVDDIDSHLTRIELRRNSYVQRMSLVLARRLWKNAGAPEVDPDRFSVVIGTGLGGGEKIVETYDAMNEGGIRKVSPLAVQMIMPNGAAAVAGLELGARAGVITPVSACSSGSEAIAHGWRQIVMGDADFAVVGGVEGGIEALPIAAFSMMRAMSTRNDDPAGASRPFDKDRDGFVFGEAGAMMIIETEEHALARGAKPLARLMGAGITSDAFHMVAPADNGVRAGAAMKRALETAGLDAKDIDHVNAHGTATPIGDTAEANAIRVAGCQDAAVYAPKSALGHSIGAVGALESVLTVLALRDGVIPPTLNYETPDPEINLDVVAGEPRYGDYKYAINNSFGFGGHNVALAFGKY; from the coding sequence ATGAGCAAACCTTCCACTGCTAACGGAGGCTTCCCGAACGTCGTGGTGACCGCCGTGGAGGCCACCACGGCGCTCGCTGCTGACATCGAGAGCACGTGGAAGGGCCTCCTGGCCGGAGAAAGCGGCATCCATGAGTTGACCGACGACTTCGTCACCAAGTGGGACCTTCCGGTGCGTATCGGCGGTCACCTGGTCGACGACATCGACAGTCACCTGACCCGCATCGAGCTGCGCCGTAACTCGTACGTGCAGCGCATGTCACTGGTGCTGGCCCGCCGGCTGTGGAAGAACGCCGGTGCGCCCGAGGTCGATCCCGATCGGTTCTCCGTCGTGATCGGCACGGGCCTCGGCGGTGGCGAGAAGATCGTCGAGACCTACGACGCGATGAACGAGGGCGGGATCCGCAAGGTCAGCCCGCTCGCCGTTCAGATGATCATGCCCAACGGTGCGGCCGCGGTCGCCGGTCTTGAGCTCGGCGCCCGCGCCGGGGTCATCACTCCGGTGTCGGCGTGTTCGTCGGGATCTGAGGCCATCGCCCACGGTTGGCGCCAGATCGTCATGGGTGACGCGGACTTCGCCGTCGTCGGCGGTGTGGAAGGCGGCATCGAGGCACTGCCGATCGCGGCGTTCTCGATGATGCGCGCCATGTCGACCCGCAACGACGATCCCGCGGGTGCGTCTCGGCCGTTCGACAAGGATCGTGACGGCTTCGTGTTCGGCGAGGCCGGCGCGATGATGATCATCGAGACCGAGGAGCACGCCTTGGCCCGTGGCGCCAAGCCGCTGGCTCGGCTGATGGGTGCCGGTATCACCTCGGACGCGTTCCACATGGTGGCTCCGGCGGACAACGGCGTACGGGCCGGTGCCGCGATGAAGCGTGCACTGGAAACCGCCGGGCTGGATGCCAAGGACATCGACCATGTCAATGCCCACGGCACGGCCACCCCGATCGGTGACACCGCCGAGGCCAATGCCATCCGGGTTGCCGGATGCCAGGACGCCGCGGTCTACGCACCGAAGTCGGCTCTGGGTCACTCGATCGGTGCGGTCGGTGCGCTGGAGTCGGTGTTGACGGTGCTCGCGTTGCGTGACGGGGTGATCCCTCCGACGCTCAACTACGAGACACCGGATCCTGAGATCAATCTCGATGTGGTTGCGGGCGAGCCTCGTTATGGCGACTACAAGTACGCCATCAACAACTCGTTCGGATTCGGCGGCCACAATGTGGCCCTGGCCTTCGGTAAGTACTGA
- a CDS encoding PucR family transcriptional regulator, with amino-acid sequence MADKRFVPPKSTVEVLESVPDSTLRRLKQYSGRLATEAVHAMAERLDFFSDLDASQRASVQLVVQTAVVNFVEWMRDPESDVSYTAQAFEVVPQDLRRRIALRQSVEMVRTSMEFFEEVVPMLARSEEQLNALTAGILRYSRDLAFAAASAYADQAEARGAWDLRMEANVVDAVVRGDAGAELQSQAAALNWDATAPATVIVGLPRPDRLDLARDDIHDVVKRHDRAALSDVHGTWLVTIVSGPLSATDRFLVDLLSVFADGPVVIGPTSPTLTAAHRSAAEAISGMNAVTGWPGAPRPVSARELLPERALLGDGTAIAALESEVMRPLADAGPALTETLDAFLDSGGAIEACARKLFVHPNTVRYRLKRIGDFTGRDPAVPRDAYVLRVASTVGRLSKQAYQPSTSYGGNTDITAIRPAHPAGQRA; translated from the coding sequence ATGGCTGACAAGCGGTTCGTGCCGCCCAAATCGACCGTCGAGGTCCTTGAGAGCGTGCCCGACTCGACGCTGCGCCGGCTGAAGCAGTATTCCGGCCGACTGGCCACCGAGGCGGTCCACGCCATGGCCGAGCGGCTGGACTTCTTCTCCGACCTCGATGCATCGCAGCGCGCCAGCGTGCAGCTGGTGGTGCAGACCGCCGTCGTCAACTTCGTCGAGTGGATGCGGGACCCGGAGAGCGACGTCAGCTATACCGCGCAGGCCTTCGAGGTGGTTCCGCAGGACCTGCGCCGCCGCATCGCGCTGCGCCAGTCGGTCGAGATGGTGCGGACGTCGATGGAGTTCTTCGAAGAGGTGGTGCCGATGCTGGCCCGGTCCGAAGAGCAGCTCAACGCGCTGACCGCCGGCATTCTGCGCTACAGCCGGGACCTGGCGTTCGCAGCGGCCAGCGCCTATGCCGACCAGGCCGAGGCCCGCGGGGCCTGGGATCTGCGGATGGAGGCCAACGTCGTAGACGCCGTGGTGCGCGGTGACGCCGGAGCCGAACTGCAGTCCCAGGCGGCCGCACTCAACTGGGACGCCACGGCACCGGCCACGGTGATCGTCGGCCTGCCGCGTCCCGATCGCCTGGATCTGGCCCGCGACGACATCCACGACGTGGTGAAACGCCACGACCGGGCCGCACTGTCCGATGTCCACGGCACCTGGCTCGTCACGATCGTGTCGGGCCCGCTGTCAGCAACCGACCGCTTCCTGGTCGACCTCCTGTCGGTGTTCGCTGACGGACCGGTCGTGATCGGGCCGACGTCGCCGACCCTGACGGCCGCCCACCGCAGCGCCGCCGAGGCGATCTCCGGGATGAACGCCGTGACCGGATGGCCCGGCGCACCGCGACCGGTGTCGGCGCGCGAGCTGTTACCGGAACGCGCCCTGCTGGGCGACGGGACAGCGATCGCGGCACTGGAAAGCGAGGTCATGCGCCCTTTGGCCGATGCCGGGCCTGCTCTCACCGAGACCCTCGACGCGTTCCTGGACTCGGGCGGTGCCATAGAAGCTTGTGCTCGCAAATTGTTCGTTCATCCAAACACAGTGCGCTACCGATTGAAACGGATCGGAGATTTCACCGGACGCGATCCAGCCGTGCCACGGGATGCCTATGTGCTGCGGGTCGCATCGACGGTAGGCAGGTTGAGCAAACAGGCATACCAGCCGAGCACGTCATATGGTGGTAACACCGACATCACGGCGATTCGCCCGGCTCATCCCGCCGGACAGCGGGCCTGA
- the acpM gene encoding meromycolate extension acyl carrier protein AcpM, with protein sequence MAASQEEIIAGLAEIIEEVTGIEPSEVTPEKSFVDDLDIDSLSMVEIAVQTEDKYGVKIPDEDLAGLRTVGDVVSYIQKLEEENPEAAAALREKFGSE encoded by the coding sequence GTGGCCGCCAGTCAAGAAGAAATCATCGCCGGTCTCGCCGAGATCATCGAAGAGGTCACCGGCATCGAGCCGTCTGAGGTGACCCCCGAGAAGTCGTTCGTCGACGACCTGGACATCGACTCGCTGTCGATGGTCGAGATCGCCGTGCAGACCGAGGACAAGTACGGCGTGAAGATCCCCGACGAGGATCTGGCCGGCCTGCGCACCGTTGGTGACGTGGTCTCCTACATCCAGAAGCTCGAGGAAGAGAACCCCGAGGCTGCCGCCGCCCTGCGCGAGAAGTTTGGCTCGGAATGA